A part of Crassostrea angulata isolate pt1a10 chromosome 5, ASM2561291v2, whole genome shotgun sequence genomic DNA contains:
- the LOC128184771 gene encoding uncharacterized protein LOC128184771: protein MYWTRTQTYKEKMTDLKLVIILLAILSLCKEGFANSYKVIKYVPVDNVAYPGAPIHGSEEDFPFSRVPRFGVYTIQRNPLYLQNIVSDTNDGRGQDSEADFIPLQRIAVQKVQRSNGLFYSLVDDKHTFGSNKRAFEVRPKRRLSINHGLHVLSNILGNMKKPNERMYPSSPRINVLQDIEGNIDSFYRGRSSDKEKIYKAHVRQKFGRYNKAAIAKMLIQFGK, encoded by the exons ATGTACTGGACCAGAACTCAGACCTACAAAG AAAAAATGACAGACTTAAAACTTGTTATTATTCTGCTGGCAATTCTCTCCCTTTGTAAAGAAGGTTTTGCAAATTCTTACAAAGTTATCAAATATGTGCCAGTTGATAACGTTGCCTACCCTGGAGCACCTATACACGGTTCTGAGGAAGATTTCCCCTTTTCACGAGTTCCCCGTTTTGGTGTGTACACAATTCAACGGAATCCACTTTACCTCCAAAATATTGTTTCCGATACTAATGATGGAAGAGGTCAAGATTCTGAAGCAGATTTTATCCCACTTCAAAGAATAGCAGTGCAAAAAGTTCAACGGTCGAATGGCCTATTTTATAGCCTTGTGGATGACAAACATACCTTTGGATCAAACAAAAGAGCTTTTGAAGTGAGACCCAAACGTCGGTTATCTATCAATCATGGTTTGCATGTCCTCTCAAACATTCTAGGAAACATGAAAAAGCCAAACGAAAGGATGTACCCATCTAGCCCAAGAATTAACGTGCTACAAGACATCGAAGGAAATATAGATTCGTTTTACAGAGGTCGATCATCTGACAAGGAAAAGATTTACAAGGCGCATGTCAGACAGAAGTTTGGGCGCTATAACAAAGCAGCTATTGCAAAAATGCTGATTCAGTTTggaaaataa